The stretch of DNA CAAAGGAGGCGGGATGCTGGAAAAACCCTTCAAGAATTATTACGACTTCGACCACCTGCGCCGCGTTCTGCTGCGCGAAACCACGGAGGGCCCGGTGCCCATCATCGAGCTGTTGGCCGACCCGGAGATCATGAGCGCGGTCACTGGCCTGGAATTCCCCGCCGAGAGGGCGATGGAGATCTTCTACTTAGGGCCCAACCCCACCATGGAGCAGCTAGAACTCGGCATACAGCTCATGGATCTCTCCCTGGCCTTCTCCGAGAAGGTGGGCTACGATTACGTGACCATGGTCCCCGTGGTCCCCATCCCCCGCACCGAGTTCCTCCTGCGGGAAAACCCCGTCCAGGATGGGAAGCTGCGGGGTTGGCAGGATGAGCACCGCGGCCTGATCATGAGCCGCTCCGACTTCGAGGCCTTTCCCTGGCCCTCCCCGGAGGACATCAGCCTGGTGGCCATGGACTACGCCGCCTCCAAGATGCCCGAGGGCATGAAGGTGATGGCCGTATATACCGGCATTTTTGAGGACCTGAAACGTCTCATGGGCTTCGAGAACATGGCCCTGAAGAGCATCGAGGAGCCCGATCTCTGCGGGGACATCCTGGAAAAACTCACCGAACTGGCGGAGGCGGCCGTGGAACGCTGCGCGGCTCACCCGGCGGTGGGCGCAGTCTTCTACGCCGAGGACATGGGCTTCAACCGCTCGCTCATGCTCTCCCCGGCCTGGATGCGCCAGTGGGTGATCCCCCGCCTGAAGAGGATCGCCGACGCCTGCCACCGCCACGACAAGCCCTTCCTCCTCCATTCCTGCGGCCAGATCGACGCTCTCATGGAAGATCTCATCCACATGGTGGGCATCGACGCCCGCCATTCCTTCCAAGACAACATCGAGCCGGTAGAGCAGGTTTACAGAAAATACCATGACCGCATCGCCATCTTGGGGGGACTGGACGTTGACCTGCTGGCGCGGGGAACGCCCCAGGAGGTGAGACGGAGAACCCGCCAGATCCTGGAAGTCTGCGCGCCGGGCGGCGGTTTTTGCATGGGCTCAGGGAACTCGCTCACCAATTACATCAAGATCGAGAATTACTACGCAATGCTGGACGAGACCCGAAAATGGAACGAGGAACACTACGGCACATGTTAGAAACCTCCCCGGCCGGCCCGTAAGGAATTCCCCGCCGATGGTTTACCCGTTACGCGGGTCGTCGTTCCATCACGCCTATAACGTCCCCAGCGCAAAAAGGCGCATGAAGAGCCGGGCCGAGCGTCGGTGAAGGTAAGAGGAATCTTTCGCCAAGACCATCACCCGGGATGCGCACAGGAGGAGGATAAAAAAGGGAGATAGGGCAAGGAGGAAAACGGATGCAGCAGCTCAAGGAACTGGTCAAACAGGGAAAGGCCGAGGAAACTGAGGCTCGGGTGCGGGAACTGCTCAAGGCCGGGACCACCCCCGAGGCCTTGATGCGGGAAGCGATGATCCCCGCCATGGAAGAGGTCGGTAATCTATTCCAGGAGGGCGAATACTTTCTCCCCGAGATGCTCCTCGCCGCCCGCGCCATGCAGAGGGGGATGGAGTTGCTGAAACCCATTTTAGTGTCCAGTGGTTCCGGGTTCCAGGGCAAGGTGGTGCTGGGCACCGTGCAGGGGGACATCCACGACATCGGGAAGAACCTGGTAGCCATGACCCTGGAGGGAGCCGGCTTCGAGGTTATCGACCTGGGAGTGGACGTGCCTCCGGAACGATTTGTGGAAGCGGTAAAGGAATATGCGCCTCAGGTATTGGGCATGTCGGCTTTGCTCACCACCACCATGCTTTCCATGAAGGAGACCCTCGACCACCTGCGGAAGGAAGGCCTGCGTGACCGGGTCAAGGTGATGATCGGAGGGGCGGCCGTGCGCCAGGAGTTCGCCGTAGAGATAGGGGCCGATTTCTACGGGCCGGATTCCACCGCGGCGCGGGACTTCGTCCGCCGGGTCGTGGAATCTGCCGGGTAGGGGCGGTGATTCGCATGATAACGAGCGACCGGAACCTCTTCAAGGCGGCTGAATGGGTGGCCACGGAGATCTTCCAAGCTTTGGCGAGGACGGTTTGGCGGCTGATCCTCCCCGTGCCGTATCCCTCCGGTCCGGATGAGTCGTGGTACAAGAAACCGGGCCTGGGGATCATGTACCAGATCGAATACCGCCCCGGCATGGACTGGGACCGAGACTACGAGGAATTTAACCGCTCCATGATGGACGATGAGGGGAAACTCAACTTCAACGGGCCCTTCTGCAGGATCGACGAATGGGTCGAGCTGAGCAAGGACGTTGGCGTGGATTATCATATTTTTGAGTCCAAGTGGCATGACGGGATCTGCTACTTCAACACAGAGCTCACCGGCTGGAAAACCGAAACCGATTACTGTCGCCGATTCGCCGAACTCAGCCGTCGAGCCGGAATTCCCTTCATGTTCTATTACTCGGCGATATTGGACCACAATCCCCTTTTCGATCCCATACAGCCCAATCCCCATTCCACCTTTTCCGTCTTGAGCATGGAAAGCCAGCCGATGTACGAAGATTACTTGAGGGGGCAGTACCGCGAATTGATGGACCAGTACCACCCCGACGGCATGTGGATAGACTGGTACTGGCCCGACCGAGCCACTGAGCTGACCATCGATTTCTTCCGGACCAACTACCCGGAAACGGTGATCACCTTCAACTTTTCGAACTATTTTCCCAGTTCCTACCATAAGCTGGATTACACTTCCGGCGAAGCACACGATTTGGCCGGCTTTTACATCAAGCTCGTAAAAACGGGGTCGTTGCTGCTGCCCATTCTCACGGGCGCCTGGAAGTGGGCGACTCTGTTCAGGCGGGTGGC from Actinomycetota bacterium encodes:
- a CDS encoding alpha-L-fucosidase, with amino-acid sequence MITSDRNLFKAAEWVATEIFQALARTVWRLILPVPYPSGPDESWYKKPGLGIMYQIEYRPGMDWDRDYEEFNRSMMDDEGKLNFNGPFCRIDEWVELSKDVGVDYHIFESKWHDGICYFNTELTGWKTETDYCRRFAELSRRAGIPFMFYYSAILDHNPLFDPIQPNPHSTFSVLSMESQPMYEDYLRGQYRELMDQYHPDGMWIDWYWPDRATELTIDFFRTNYPETVITFNFSNYFPSSYHKLDYTSGEAHDLAGFYIKLVKTGSLLLPILTGAWKWATLFRRVADHPWELITPSGKWWQDPTLREDPYELLRMAAVILGSGGKLCVGASAQLNGELYPDQVKQLKMLGEWYKPRKKLFTESIPLRYRRREVPGIRISPPSVKSMACIHGGNVLLHLVNMDGITRPIVVEFKGRRWGNIARIYLEPTRKELGVERNDKGVRVVIRPEDIDPVDIILRLKSL
- a CDS encoding uroporphyrinogen decarboxylase family protein, which gives rise to MLEKPFKNYYDFDHLRRVLLRETTEGPVPIIELLADPEIMSAVTGLEFPAERAMEIFYLGPNPTMEQLELGIQLMDLSLAFSEKVGYDYVTMVPVVPIPRTEFLLRENPVQDGKLRGWQDEHRGLIMSRSDFEAFPWPSPEDISLVAMDYAASKMPEGMKVMAVYTGIFEDLKRLMGFENMALKSIEEPDLCGDILEKLTELAEAAVERCAAHPAVGAVFYAEDMGFNRSLMLSPAWMRQWVIPRLKRIADACHRHDKPFLLHSCGQIDALMEDLIHMVGIDARHSFQDNIEPVEQVYRKYHDRIAILGGLDVDLLARGTPQEVRRRTRQILEVCAPGGGFCMGSGNSLTNYIKIENYYAMLDETRKWNEEHYGTC
- a CDS encoding corrinoid protein, with product MQQLKELVKQGKAEETEARVRELLKAGTTPEALMREAMIPAMEEVGNLFQEGEYFLPEMLLAARAMQRGMELLKPILVSSGSGFQGKVVLGTVQGDIHDIGKNLVAMTLEGAGFEVIDLGVDVPPERFVEAVKEYAPQVLGMSALLTTTMLSMKETLDHLRKEGLRDRVKVMIGGAAVRQEFAVEIGADFYGPDSTAARDFVRRVVESAG